One Microbacterium esteraromaticum genomic window carries:
- a CDS encoding twin-arginine translocase TatA/TatE family subunit, with protein sequence MELGLTFDKLLLIGLVAVIIIGPERLPKAAETFARFVRRAGEYLRETKSKMRDELGPEIDEVDWRKLDPRQYDPRRIIRDALFEEPEFDAAPAPAATAVATDPVAPARPPMTRTHFSRQTPPPFDAEAT encoded by the coding sequence ATGGAACTGGGGTTGACCTTCGACAAGCTGCTGCTGATCGGTCTTGTCGCTGTCATCATCATCGGCCCTGAGCGACTGCCGAAGGCGGCTGAGACGTTCGCGAGGTTCGTGCGCCGTGCGGGGGAGTACCTGCGCGAGACGAAGAGCAAGATGCGCGACGAGCTCGGGCCCGAGATCGACGAGGTCGACTGGCGCAAGCTCGATCCTCGGCAGTACGACCCGCGGCGGATCATCCGCGATGCGCTGTTCGAGGAGCCGGAGTTCGATGCGGCGCCCGCTCCCGCGGCCACCGCTGTGGCCACCGATCCTGTCGCCCCGGCGCGGCCGCCCATGACCCGCACGCACTTCTCGCGGCAGACACCGCCGCCGTTCGACGCCGAAGCCACCTGA
- a CDS encoding Mrp/NBP35 family ATP-binding protein: MTLADRVRVAVSAVTDPELRRPIGDLDMVRDIAVEGDFAQVGIVLTIVGCPAAQRIEQDVRDAAASVPGIGEVSVEVGVMTPDERRALTEKLREGRPARQMPFGADSLTRVILVSSGKGGVGKSTVTANLAVALARQGLRVGLVDADVHGFSIPGLLGIAPGTQPTRIDDLMLPPVAHDVKTVSIGMFLRDGEAVVAWRGPMLHRTVQQFLTDVFFGDLDVLLIDMPPGTGDIAISIGQILPHAEVLVVTTPQPAAADVAIRSGLVARQTGQRVIGVIENMAAYALPDGTLLDLFGEGGGAEVAQALSADGDEVPLLASIPLSPALRRGGDEGVPVVLGEPDDAAARAITGLAERIAHRGRGLSGRALPLRLR; this comes from the coding sequence ATGACGCTCGCTGACCGGGTGCGTGTGGCGGTCTCGGCGGTCACCGACCCCGAGCTGCGGCGCCCGATCGGCGACCTCGACATGGTGCGTGACATCGCCGTCGAGGGCGACTTCGCGCAGGTGGGGATCGTGCTCACGATCGTCGGCTGTCCCGCCGCCCAGCGCATCGAGCAGGATGTGCGGGATGCCGCGGCATCCGTCCCCGGCATCGGCGAGGTCTCCGTCGAGGTGGGCGTCATGACCCCCGACGAGCGCCGAGCGCTCACCGAGAAGCTGCGCGAAGGGCGGCCCGCCCGACAGATGCCGTTCGGAGCCGACTCCCTCACCCGCGTCATCCTCGTCTCCAGCGGCAAGGGCGGCGTCGGGAAGTCGACCGTCACCGCGAACCTCGCCGTCGCGCTCGCCCGTCAGGGTCTGCGGGTCGGACTGGTGGATGCGGATGTGCACGGCTTCTCGATACCCGGGCTGCTCGGGATCGCTCCCGGCACCCAGCCGACGCGCATCGACGACCTCATGCTGCCGCCCGTCGCACACGATGTGAAGACCGTGTCGATCGGCATGTTCCTGCGTGACGGGGAAGCGGTTGTCGCATGGCGCGGGCCTATGCTGCACCGCACCGTGCAGCAGTTCCTCACCGACGTGTTCTTCGGCGACCTCGACGTGCTGCTGATCGACATGCCCCCGGGGACGGGAGACATCGCGATCTCGATCGGCCAGATCCTTCCGCACGCCGAAGTGCTCGTCGTGACCACACCGCAGCCGGCGGCGGCCGACGTGGCGATCCGCAGCGGGCTGGTCGCCAGGCAGACGGGTCAGCGGGTCATCGGCGTGATCGAGAACATGGCGGCATACGCCCTTCCGGACGGCACCCTCCTCGACCTGTTCGGCGAGGGCGGAGGAGCCGAGGTCGCCCAGGCGCTCAGTGCCGACGGCGATGAGGTGCCGCTGCTGGCATCCATCCCGCTCAGCCCTGCACTGCGCCGCGGCGGCGACGAGGGCGTGCCGGTCGTGCTCGGCGAACCCGACGATGCGGCGGCCCGCGCCATCACCGGGCTGGCCGAGCGCATCGCTCACCGCGGGCGGGGCCTCTCCGGCCGAGCTCTGCCGCTGCGCCTGCGCTGA
- a CDS encoding O-methyltransferase: MSEHDANARFARETIVEPAAIARARAHALELGAAPISPAVGAQCAVLAAATAARSIVEIGTGAGVSGLWLLRGAPQAVLTTIDNEPEHLAAARQAFADARIPAARGRFITGRAADVLPRMNEGAYDIVLIDADAENVIEYVEHGLRLVRTGGLVLVPRVLHGGKVADPVQRDAVTTAYRSLVQETQESQAVLAALSTVGEGLLQLTRIAE; this comes from the coding sequence ATGAGCGAGCACGACGCGAACGCCCGATTCGCGCGCGAGACCATCGTGGAACCCGCCGCGATCGCCCGAGCGCGCGCCCACGCGCTGGAACTCGGAGCCGCTCCGATCAGCCCCGCCGTCGGAGCCCAGTGCGCCGTGCTCGCTGCGGCGACCGCTGCCAGGTCGATCGTCGAGATCGGCACCGGCGCCGGCGTCTCGGGCCTGTGGCTTCTTCGCGGCGCGCCCCAGGCTGTGCTGACCACGATCGACAACGAGCCCGAGCACCTCGCCGCCGCGCGCCAGGCGTTCGCCGATGCGCGCATCCCCGCCGCACGCGGCCGGTTCATCACGGGTCGCGCTGCCGACGTGCTGCCTCGTATGAACGAGGGCGCCTACGACATCGTCCTGATCGACGCGGACGCAGAGAACGTCATCGAGTACGTCGAACACGGCCTGCGCCTCGTGCGCACCGGCGGGCTCGTGCTCGTGCCGCGCGTGCTGCACGGCGGCAAGGTGGCCGACCCCGTCCAGCGCGACGCGGTGACCACGGCCTATCGATCGCTGGTGCAGGAGACCCAGGAGTCCCAGGCGGTGCTCGCCGCGCTGTCGACCGTGGGCGAGGGGCTGCTGCAGCTGACCCGCATCGCCGAATAG